The Lutra lutra chromosome 16, mLutLut1.2, whole genome shotgun sequence genome segment GTCCCATTTTGTTCTTCAGTGATTTCTTCATTTGCAGGGGGAGCAGATtctcctttttctaatttttgctgCATTTCACGGAGCTTGGTAACAGCTTTATCTATTGACATTATGCTAATAAGATTAAAGTCATGCATGCTGACTAGATGAAGCATGAAGTTTCGACATAAAttcttcttaattattttctgtCCATAGTTTTCTACAAACAGCATACAGGCATGATTCATTTGATTGTCAGCAATAAACCTATTCAATAAGAATAACACAAACATCAATAATGATATAAAGCATTTTGGTCAAATGCAACATGGTAACTGATAGACCAGTAAGTGATGATTTAACAATTAGTAAAACTACAGTGAATCTGAGATTCAATGACCTGAATGGacttaccattttaaaaaatttaaagagatttaatttaACCAGAAATTCAAAAGATGTCATTTCTGTTTGTCCTAATGAAACAGCATACAACAGTATTAAAAGTATAGAGCATTTTTCTCTTGCCACCACTTTCCTTAACTCTCTACATACACACTAACTATCCCCTTTAGTTTCTCTCTTGACCTTGACATACTTTCCTATTTCAGAAGCAGCGTTTCTCTACATTTTTCACTTCATGGAAAACCTTTAAAGCAACGAAGATGCcacatttgtaacaacatggatggactgtGAAAGCATTACGCTAAGCCAGACAGAAGGACAAACaccgtatgatctcacttatatgtggaatctaaaaaaaacagaggtgcctggctggttcgGTTGGtagagtgtacaactcttgatctctgggtcatgagtttgagccccataatgggcatagagattactaaaaaaaaaactaattaaatctgaaaacagtaacaaaactcATAGGAAAAGAGATCAAACTTGTGGGTACCAGAGGCAgaaagtgggaggaagagagattaAGGGAGGTGTTCAAATACTAAAAGGCTCACGTACTAGgcatataatgtacaacatgatgacaaCACTGTTGTATAATACACAGGAAAGTTGTTAAAAGAGTAAATACTAAGAATTCtcaacaaaaggagaaaatgattttttccttctttttttttttattgtatctatataaGAGGGATGTTAACTCAGTCTATTGTAATCActtcacaataaatataaatcaaaccaTCACACAGTATGTCTTAAACTTACAGTGACGTATgccaattatttttcaataaaacgAGAAaaatagccacattaaaaaaaattgaagatgtcACAATGAATGTGGTTAACAGTGTGGCTGTGTTGATAGAAAGCAAGGAAGGGGCACCCAcaatgaataaaatttgaaaaaaaatcaaataaaaccaaATAGGAGAAAGGCTGCTCAGTTATCCACTGAAACTCAGTGTCTAACAAAGTCTGTAAGGCCTGCctgcagatattttaaaatccaaagttTACCCAACAGGTAAAAATACCCAATTATACCAGCCACTTTACAATGCTAGTATAGCATGAACCCCAACAGTTGTTATGCTACCAGAGTTAgatcaagaaatgaaaatggaaccCAATAAAGTAATAGTAGGACTAAAATTCCATCTTGAAACTGACCTatcaggacaaaagaaaaaaacagacttaaCCTAAGTTTCAAAATGCAGAAATTACTCATGACTGAGTTTTAATAACTACACCAGGGACCAGACAAACATTTTCTCTAAAAGGCTAGATAAGTAAACATTTTAGGTTTTGCAAGCTATATGCGATCTgttgtcttcctcttttttttctccaaccCACTAAAGATGCGAAGACTATTCTTAGTTTAAGGCAGTGTACAAAAAAAGGCTAGGGCCCATGCACCCCAGACATCTGGGCTGGAATTTATGCACCAGTTCCTCTTTACTCCTTAAGAGTaaagaaacatcttttaaaaaaaaaaaaaaaaaaaaaaaaaagaaaggggcgcctgggtggctcagcggattaagccgctgccttcggctcaggtcatggtctcagggtcctgggatcgagccccgcatcgggctctctgctcagaagcctgcttcttcctctctctctgcctgcctctctgcctacttgtgatctctctctgtcaaatgaataaataaaatctttaaaaaaaaaaaaaaaaaagagtaaagaaacagAAGTGCCCCTTACCATTTATGGacttcattataaataaaaacattttggcTGTTCATGCTATAGAAGAAAACCTTAAATGAggatctaataataataatgaaggtACAGAAGAAACATAAATGTACTGAAAGGCAAAGAGTTCACACACTGGGAAGGAGGCAAATCTGCAGGAAAAATAACACTTTGGAAGATACTTTTAGCCACAATGGCACAAGAAATAAGTATTGTTCTACCCTGACCTCTATGCAATGGTAgtaagaaatcagaaaagctatttATATCTTATTCTCCAGAattaagcaattttaaaaaactgtactAATAGTGTGATAACCAATCTTCAGCATTTCCAGGTATGTACCAAGGgacctaatattttttttaatccttggcaataaaataaatgaattgggtcataaaaaaaaaaaagggacacatTAAAAATGAGAACTGCCATTAAAGCTAACACCTTTCTTAAACAtaaaaccatttttctttctgcagttATAATACTTTGAATTAGGATAAGATTTAGGGCACACTGTATCTAAGCTAATggaattttcttcctatttttttgtgTGAGGAGAGGGGAAAcggagactcttaagcaggcttcacactgagGGCAAAGTCCAATACAGGACTGACTGCcccaccctgagatgatgaccttaGCAGAAATCAAGATGtggatgcataaccaactgagccaccccagcgccaaGCCAGTGGAATTTTAAATAAGTCTCAAACATAGATTTACAGAATGGAAGCAGCAAGAGGAACATAAAGGAAACggaatatttaaatttagaaataccCTACCCATGTTTCATGACATGGAGATTCCACAGTTTCAtcacttctttctctccttcattaaCATCAGAAAATTCCTCAatttgctaaaaaaaagaaaaaagaaaaagaaggaaaaaatacctattaaatacagaaaaaacaaaattggtatttctaaaaaaaattttgagactatgaaaaacaatttttgtaACTAATAATATCTTATTTATACAACAAAGTGGCAACATTTGTTAAACTTTTATCCAAGTAGTAATTTTAAAAGGGAAACCCTAAGTTATAAATAAGTTACCTacttcaaaaaaaccaaaacatgatacaaaatcacaagaagaaaagCTGTATGTCCTTCAGTTGCTAATTCTTCAAATGACACAATTACAAAAATTGTGGATTCCTAAATTCCTTCATTTAGAAAGGAGTCCTTCACACTAAGTCAAGAGTTTAATTCATATTAAACAACTAATAGTTTTTAAACATGAATTACTTCATCATAAGATTCTAAAATCATGGTCAGTGGTGATAATAGTAATACTCACTGTAATGGTTTTTTCTCTTAGCCATTCAGGATCTTTTTCATCTTCACTATCTACTTCCATTTCTTGTGGACGGAGAGGTAAACAAGTATCACTATGGAAATAGAGACGATTGTGTCCACTACTATACGTTCGCTGCTGTTCCACTTCTCCATCTTCAGATTCAAGAAATTCAGACATGCTTGCTTTTGTTCGTTTTGGTCTGATGAAAAGAAATGTTGATGTAACACTAAGTGACAGGGATAGGATTCTTTCCATTTCACACCTCTCAAATAGAGTACATTCCTCTGGTACAGGTTCCTTCCTAGGCATGCACACAGTAACTTCCACTGGGAGAATTCTTTAATCCCTCTAAGCACTGTAGCAGTAGTGACATTGACATttaagacacaggaaaaagttCTAAGGAGGAAGTAAGAAAATCGCTACAGGGGCTAGAGAGAGTTATAAAACAGTATGCCACCCCAGACACTTAGCCAGTAATCTGAAATAATGGTTCCCACCCTAAACAGCAGCCCTGTCTGGCTCTCCTTTGTCTCCATCACCAGCAGAAGTCAGAGAGTAAGTTTTGTTGTACGACATTTTTACCTACCTACACACAAGAATATGTGTGATAGGTGTTCTCTTAACTGGTCCATTGCGACTAAAAGCAAATCCAGGTTGGCGATGAATATCCTGAGGATTTCCGGCATAGGAGCCATCATAACACTCGTTGATAGAAACATCTATCCTAGCACCTTTCGGATGATACTGTAACAAGAATGCCAAGATGCTGAGAATAAGGAAATATTAATTATCCCTACCCTAAGTATCTATCACTCTCATTTCGTTAATTAAAAAGTACCTGTAGCTCTTAATgttttgaaaactaaaatgagCCACACATGAGAATGGTGAAAGGGAAGTCAGAAGACCTGGAGCCAAGAAGATTTGTGTTAAAATCCTGTTTGTGACAATTACTGGCTTGGTAACTTTGTACAAATTATTTCTTGTTTGAGTAAGAATAAAGAAATCACCACTTAATTCAAAGAGCCAATGTGAGGATTACATAAGTCAATATAGGTGCACTATGCAAATATATGTAAGCTGATCACTGTAATTCATGCATAGAGCAATCTACCAAATGCAAAGATTTGGCATTTTGTGTAGAagcacaatttattatttttatttttaaaaggttttatttgagagagactgagagaaagaatgtggggggaggggggcctgagggagaagcaggaagcctgacatggcttgatcccagggagaaccctgggatcacaacctaagccaaaggcagatgcttaaccacctgagccaccccgAGAAGTGCAGTCTTTGAAAGTCAGATGGTCTTATAGATTATtggtaaaaagaacaaaaaaagttaCTTACAACATAATTGAAGATAAATCTGCTGTGGCAGAGTTTCAGATGCTTGAGTAAACTATAAAGTTTGCGGCAGTTCAGAGTACACCACGGGCAATGTAGATCATCTCTTGCTTCCGTTTGTTGTCTTGTATTGTTGTTATAAAGGaactttaaataacaaaaaacaaaaaaacaaatctccAACTTAAACATCTCAAGATATTGTTTCAACATCACCTTTAGAAAtagttaaaacaatttaaaaagaaaaccaaattagagacattcttttaaatatgcCAAAAGGTTGCAGATGTAACATGCAAAACAAAGGCATCTCATGATTACTTAAAAAAGGGACAGCTATGTTTACctgataaaatattcttaatttttgtcGGTTTTCACTTgaagtatctttttcttttcttgtttgtaGGTCTGTATTCAATGATTCTTTAACAGCTGAAAATATACACTTTCATATTTAATGCAAATACATGCTATAAAAAGTGAAATGATGTATCTTGTAAAACTATAAACATTAAAGTTTTCACAGAATTCTACCTATGGTacttaacactatttttttttaatttttttttttttttttaagatttatctgagagagagagaccgtgcacacgcacacacaagcaggaggggcagagggagagggagaaagaatctgaagcagactccacggtGAGtgcggagcccgatgtggggcttgatctcgcaaccctgagatcatgactagagccaaaaccaagagtcggacacttaaccaactgagccacccaagtgccccacttaACCACAGTTTTTGTTCTCATCCTTAAGTTATTGGCAGGAGCCACTTTTTCCCTTTAgaattccatctctctctcttagaaGCACCACCCCCCACCGgcctcttaaaataaaaaccaaaaaatcctcTTATATTCTAAACCGTTATGAAAAtaactccaggggcgcctgggtggctccgtgagttaagcctctgccttcggctcaggtcatgatctcaatcaaggtcctgggattgagttccgcatcgggctctctgctcggcagggagcctgcttcctcctctctctccgcctgcctctctgcctacttgtgatctctgtcaaataaattaataaaatctttaaaaaaataaaaaagaaagaaagaaactccaaATAATTATATGTAGTCACTATAGTTTAAGCACTCTGAGGTCAGAGGTGGTTTTGATTGGTCTTTGTATTCTCAGTGCACAACAGTGAGCAGATATCCACTTAGTGTTGGTTTaacaaaaactaaattaaaaatgattgtaTTAGTATCACCCCAAATCCAAAAGATAACGGCCATTaataattttggtatatttctttacagacttaaaaataaaatgtttttattttctctgacacAACTAACCATTTCGTATGTACAATTCTGTATAaaactttttctcagtttctttgaaACACTTACTTATTAAGACTGGCCACAGAATATTTTAAGACATGCCCAGAGCACAATGTACTTGAGAAGTCTTGGCCCTGACACAGGCCATTTCTTACATCCCTTTTACTCTCACGGTAACGGACACACAATGAGTGGACATGAGTGGTCAATGTCAAAGACAGCTGTCTTAAGCCTTCTGTCTTCTTTATATAgagttaaataaaaacatgtagaTGCTCTTAATTGAGGGCAGTGTTCCTATCAGGCAgatacaaaatgacaaaacactaCAATGCACCTGAACCTTAACTCAGCAGAGTTAACTCCATTTCTAAgtgtttttcctctaaaaatttcCTACAAAATGTAACCTGGTAAAATTCAAGTTATGATGATCGTCTTCCAGCCCTAAAACTGTAAAAACACTCTGAAATACTGATTCAGTTCTACAACATATACAAATCTTCACATGATTTATAAAAAGCATTCAGTTACAAAACCGTTTATATAGCTGCAGTTCCAAAATCTAAAAAGGTATGAAAACCAACTGTTTTTCTCATGAGCTTAAGAGAAATTTATTTGGTGGAAAAACTTGTCCTAAATTGACATGAAGCTATCTAAAGATGGTGTTATATAACATatggtgcatatatatatacatacacacagacacacaggtgtgtgtgtgtgtatatatatatatgttatatatacactatatatttcatcatgcttttaaagtttttttttaaaaattcccagacACACCTGTCGTAAAACATAAAGAACTGCTGATATTTCCCAAAGAATAATTATTAGAGCAAACGGCAAACAAATTAACCCGAACCCAAGTCCTAACTCTgcaaaacattattattattttacttatttcttttggtaacctctacacctaatgtgaggctcaaactcaaaatcccaagatcaagagttttacgtattcttccaactgagccagccaggtgcccctgcaaagcACTACTCTGACAGCAGTGTTTTCTTACCTATAGTCTGAGTAGGTTTAACTGAACCAGGCTTGTTTTCTTGATGAAGACTCTCTGAATTCCTAGTAGCAAGAGGCTTGGCAATAGGAGCTGTAGATTTGTCATTCGTTTCTCCCGTCCAACGAAGAGTGAACTGCAATGTAGGTCCCtgagaaaatgtttcaaatggAGGCAgcctctaaaaaagaaaacatatgaaaagagtGAAGGTTCCACATAATGAATTTAAAgaaatcatagaaataaaaaacccTCCTGGTATCTATTACAATAAATTAACATGGATCTGAAAACCTAAAATGCCTACAGAGATGGCCAGGCAGATAGAGCACACAGATGGCACAGGACAGACGGAAGTACCTGAGAGCTCAGGTTGCCCAaagaggcagccacttaacagcaATGGATGAATTGCTGCCACGTGCACACCGAACCCGAGGACagccagattttcaaatttgttgaaaAGTCGTCAGAAATCCAAGACCTCATGGGAAATCTTCCTATTCTTACATGTTGGTAATCaatgaaaaatggttttaaaaacaaaactgttggTAAGCAAAGCCTGCCAGCGTGCAACCCGTCAGATGACCAACTACTTTCTTTTTGTAAACTGAACACTTACAGCAATTAGAAATTGTCCCTGACTTCTTCGGCTTCAATGCCAGCTGCCCTGGTTTCTCCTTTTGGGTTCTGGGATTCTGAACTCTTTTGGCTTTCCTCCTCAACCTCTAATCACTTATAAGATGACTCTTCTGGTCTCCTTAATTCCTAGCTAACATTTAGCCATCTGCCCTAACCTCTCACCTATCCTTAAAGATACTTATTAGACTGATGATCACAAATTGATTCTCCGTTCTTTATACTTGAGCTCCAAAACTGTGTATCTCAACTGCCTCCTGGACATTGCCACTTGGATGACATCAATGTCACCCTGAACTGaactaaaaatatgtttagacatgaatctattttctttctgtcccaGGTATAATTAGTTTTGTTCCTAGCATTATCATTCTACTAGTGACCCTAACCTAAAAACTTCAGAATTACATTTGactcctatttttcttttgtttctcttatgtAATCATCAAGAATAGATCCTTTCTACCTTATTACTACAGTATCTTAGCTGCTCTCCTCCTTCTAATTTTTACTTctcaatttatatataaattaagatTATATAGAAGACCAACTAATCTTCTGGAAGACTGCTTTCATGCTATTTCACAGAAAGCTGTTTactggagcccctgggtggctcagtcagttaagcgtccaccttcagctcaggtcatgatcccacagtcctagAATAAAGCCCTGCATCTGCTCCCCgcttagcggggagtctcctccctttgcccctcccctctgctcgtgctctctctcaaataaacaaacaaaatcttaaaaaaaaaaaaaagaaagaaacctgtttaTTTTACTGCCATACAAGCCTAAACTCCTAAATCTTTATTACAAATAATCATCTTAAAACTGTAATTCTGGACAGTAATGAAATAAAAGTGTGCTTTTATAAACCAGGTTTGAAAAAGTAAGTCTCTCCATATCTAGGTATTTATCTCATAAAAATACTTGCAATGCATAAAGATACATGTACTAGTATATTCACATTtgtgaaaaggtaaaaaaaaaaagttaataaaattgaattaTCCATTAAAATTGCATTGGTTTAGAAAATtatggaatatttatttaaaagaatactacaaaggttttaaaaagaactgaatcTAGATGCTTTGACTTTAAAGAGATGCCCATATCATAGTGCTTCAATTTCTTGGGAAAACCCAACAACTCCTGTATTTTCTtgtgaataaaaacttaaactttaaataagaaatttaaaacataatgaaCACCTGCATGAAATTCAAACACCACAGATaagcataagaaataatttaaaatttcatcacCTAGAAGTAaccattaattttagaaaaaataggaatatatatacaatattcaGTAAAAACTAAATACCATGGAAATCTTGTTAAAGacaatctttttatatttatttccaatttctcactactttaatatttttgacaTGATCTGTTACATCTTTTCAGTTAACCAGTTCCTAACCTTGTGACAAAAATTGAGAAACTGGGCTTAATTGCTAATGCCTATGAATACAATTAAAATGTCATCCACGTTGCCAGTCTGCCCCCCAGTAAGGCTGTCCCCAGTTATTCTCACATTGAAGCATTAGGTGTCCTCAAATCTCCAACTAGAAACTGTCAATCTTTTTGTCAAACTAGTAAAGTAGTATCTGATTTTTACATGTCTTTGAATACTAGTAAggttgagtatctttttaaaagcatgcTAGCTAGTCATCTATACTTGTCACCTTAAGAACTGCATGATTGTCTTTAACCATTTTTCTAATTAGATTgcctatttttcttattgatttataaaattaCAGATTTATAATAGCTTTTTGTATGTTACTTCTTCCTTGGcctatcatttgtttttaagtttagatTTTTATAGTGGAGAAATGAttcactttcattattttatgctAACTTTCACAACATACTTGTAAGAGCTTTCttcatattaaattatattaatattcacCTACATTTTTTCAAGTTGTAGAAtactaatttttacatttatgagTCTTCTGCAGTTTATGATGTCTAAGTTTATTTACAGATGGCTGTAATTGTGACAGTTCTGTCACAATGAATGGGGTCTCCTACACAGATCTAATACCAATTTTATCAGAGACTAAAGTCCAAAAGCAcatgaaactattttaaaacaatgtttcaggggtgcctggatggctcagcgggttaaagcctctgccttcggctcaggtcatgatctcagggtcctgggattgagcctcacatcggactctctgctcagcagggaagcctgcttcctcctctctctgcctgcctctctgcctacttgtgatctctctctgtcaaataaataaataaaatctttaaaaaaacaaacaaaaaaaaacaatgtttcagTGATCCAACTCATCTATGTTTACTGTACCATACAATTTAaaggtttgtggggtttttttttgttgttgttgttgtttttaccttAATAGTATGTTCTATTATCTGGTAAGtaaatgtttttagaaaactTCCACAATATTCCTTTGAAACTAATTTTAAGGCTTTAAAAACTCCTGGGATTTTGCTTGTGATAGTACACTGGCCTAATATATCTGGAAATAAATGACGTCATTATTCTGTTGCGTCTGCCTAcccaagaaatatatttattctttcaagtCTCAGAAAAGTTACTTTAAATTTGATTCATCTCGGTTCTGCAAATTTCTTGACAAATGTATTATTGGTCATCGTTATGTTGCCTGCTGTTACTATAAGCAGGATTTACAACaatttgttgtggtggtggtggtggtggtcattgTTTTTAAGTTAGCTAACACAGTGTAGTACTGGTTTCGGGTACAATagtagttaacatttattgagcacttattttatgccaggcatggtgctaagcatatttatttcatttaatccatcAATTCTATGCCTCGttttctagatgagaaaactgagacacaaaagCTTAAATAACCTGCCAGAATGCCACACAGCCAGGGAGTGAAGATCTGAACCTGGAAGTCTAGCTCCAAGGTCAGCGCTTTCCATTGAATACTCTGACTAGGTAATctttatttgtatctttcaaagtataaaaacaaaggaCTCTTTACTTCCAACATGAATTTGCATCTGGGAAAGAAAACATCAATCAAAAATGGGAGTTCATGACTATAACGTGCTCCGCCTTCTAAGCAGTCCATACCTTCCCATCAAGAATAGTCTCCCATGTTGCTCTTTTCTTGCTTATTGGACATTCTTCCATTTCCTGCATGGC includes the following:
- the SUZ12 gene encoding polycomb protein SUZ12 isoform X1; translated protein: MAPQKHGGGGGGGSGPSAGSGGGGFGGSAAVAAATASGGKSGGGGCGGGGSYSASSSSSAAAAAGAAVLPVKKPKMEHVQADHELFLQAFEKPTQIYRFLRTRNLIAPIFLHRTLTYMSHRNSRTNIKRKTFKVDDMLSKVEKMKGEQESHSLSAHLQLTFTGFFHKNDKPSQNSENEQNSVTLEVLLVKVCHKKRKDVSCPIRQVPTGKKQVPLNPDLNQTKPGNFPSLAVSSNEFEPSNSHMVKSYSLLFRVTRPGRREFNGMINGETNENIDVNEELPARRKRNREDGEKTFVAQMTVFDKNRRLQLLDGEYEVAMQEMEECPISKKRATWETILDGKRLPPFETFSQGPTLQFTLRWTGETNDKSTAPIAKPLATRNSESLHQENKPGSVKPTQTIAVKESLNTDLQTRKEKDTSSENRQKLRIFYQFLYNNNTRQQTEARDDLHCPWCTLNCRKLYSLLKHLKLCHSRFIFNYVYHPKGARIDVSINECYDGSYAGNPQDIHRQPGFAFSRNGPVKRTPITHILVCRPKRTKASMSEFLESEDGEVEQQRTYSSGHNRLYFHSDTCLPLRPQEMEVDSEDEKDPEWLREKTITQIEEFSDVNEGEKEVMKLWNLHVMKHGFIADNQMNHACMLFVENYGQKIIKKNLCRNFMLHLVSMHDFNLISIMSIDKAVTKLREMQQKLEKGESAPPANEEITEEQNGTANGFSEINSKEKALEADGVSGVSKQSKKQKL
- the SUZ12 gene encoding polycomb protein SUZ12 isoform X2; translation: MAPQKHGGGGGGGSGPSAGSGGGGFGGSAAVAAATASGGKSGGGGCGGGGSYSASSSSSAAAAAGAAVLPVKKPKMEHVQADHELFLQAFEKPTQIYRFLRTRNLIAPIFLHRTLTYMSHRNSRTNIKSLSAHLQLTFTGFFHKNDKPSQNSENEQNSVTLEVLLVKVCHKKRKDVSCPIRQVPTGKKQVPLNPDLNQTKPGNFPSLAVSSNEFEPSNSHMVKSYSLLFRVTRPGRREFNGMINGETNENIDVNEELPARRKRNREDGEKTFVAQMTVFDKNRRLQLLDGEYEVAMQEMEECPISKKRATWETILDGKRLPPFETFSQGPTLQFTLRWTGETNDKSTAPIAKPLATRNSESLHQENKPGSVKPTQTIAVKESLNTDLQTRKEKDTSSENRQKLRIFYQFLYNNNTRQQTEARDDLHCPWCTLNCRKLYSLLKHLKLCHSRFIFNYVYHPKGARIDVSINECYDGSYAGNPQDIHRQPGFAFSRNGPVKRTPITHILVCRPKRTKASMSEFLESEDGEVEQQRTYSSGHNRLYFHSDTCLPLRPQEMEVDSEDEKDPEWLREKTITQIEEFSDVNEGEKEVMKLWNLHVMKHGFIADNQMNHACMLFVENYGQKIIKKNLCRNFMLHLVSMHDFNLISIMSIDKAVTKLREMQQKLEKGESAPPANEEITEEQNGTANGFSEINSKEKALEADGVSGVSKQSKKQKL